A genomic segment from Poecilia reticulata strain Guanapo linkage group LG3, Guppy_female_1.0+MT, whole genome shotgun sequence encodes:
- the kif28 gene encoding kinesin-like protein KIF28P: MDLIWLQVEQLMEQGTRTRTTAATQMNANSSRSHMLIILQLKQIATLSPADICYEESLSTLRYAERAKRIQNRAVVNESPTERLVKELKAENARLLQKLSRMDQEGRRATDESKELRQLLTQNELQIRAIQTLWEQHLQEALKDWEQQYANITQERRMMQMYPYVLNINEDAQLSGVVKLFIQEGEWGIGLCDSAPRSISIKGLGIQEHHAVFRNEQRRVTLTPLTGSKVIVNGNAVYETAELQHLDRLILGSNCTYLFVGYPSERGGEDWSRYDYDYFQSELAAAEGIHLSESNTGCSQTDPSLLAVFYDYIQLMPMVAEANQMSQELSKGVEFKLEIKNLALSDSRGHDLQKDIVVRVTTAGSKQVWMWSKAKFVNRKFLMEEVYQQFKAAQHEDNRVEGLPAVVLPRDKDPFWDPVEPLLLGTGHLWLQSLAFRIPLEEQLEVLGSEGTEEAILQAQLVPCTSTGLPLGEDDILIDPSEVLGRRLDFQLVLDQCCGVRWIREARNRGIQIGFRVFDCSEPLYTPAVWHNINPLLDHXVQFTSLQTSQRLLDYLQSSAVVLELWGLQESCSVLSSSLGAVRMTAEGVFIIDMLHPSQAALSDSAELSCSVRALQQDLEELKSLNESLRKENHSLREQLNAVKNGGDGARGRSLRPSCDAEFARALKVFYHSMTSVKGQLQRLRRHRPSEESDLLGLRLFVDEQSRLLRDFSEQLEDGVSTLKQDVAAIVRRKRERSGIWS; this comes from the exons ATGGACTTGATTTGGctgcaggtggagcagctgaTGGAGCAGGGAACCAGGACTCGAACCACCGCTGCCACTCAAATGAACGCCAACAGCAGCCGCTCACACATGCTCATTATCCTGCAGCTCAAACAG ATTGCCACTCTGAGTCCTGCAGATATCTGCTATGAGGAGTCTCTCTCCACCCTGCGCTACGCTGAAAG GGCAAAACGAATCCAAAACAGGGCAGTGGTGAACGAGAGCCCCACTGAACGCCTTGTTAAAGAGTTGAAGGCTGAAAACGCCAGACTGCTGCAGAAACTGAGCCGGATGGACCAGGAGGGGCGCAGAGCCACGGATGAGTCCA AGGAACTTCGTCAGCTGTTGACCCAGAATGAGCTCCAGATCAGAGCCATTCAGACTCTGTGGGAGCAACACCTGCAGGAGGCGCTCAAAGACTGGGAGCAGCAGTATGCCAACATCACACAG GAGAGGAGGATGATGCAGATGTATCCTTACGTCCTGAACATCAACGAGGATGCTCAGTTGTCAGGCGTGGTGAAGCTTTTCATCCAGGAGG GTGAGTGGGGCATCGGACTCTGTGACTCCGCCCCTAGATCCATTTCTATCAAGGGCTTAGG GATCCAGGAGCATCATGCGGTGTTCAGGAATGARCAGCGGCGGGTAACACTGACTCCACTGACGGGGTCAAAGGTTATTGTTAATGGGAACGCMGTGTATGAGACAGCAGAGCTGCAACACCTG GATCGTCTCATTCTCGGCTCAAATTGTACCTACCTGTTTGTTGGTTATCCATCTGAGAGGGGCGGGGAAGACTGGAGTCGCTACGACTACGATTACTTCCAGTCAGAGCTGGCTGCTGCTGAGGGCATCCACCTGA GTGAGTCCAACACTGGCTGTAGCCAGACAGATCCCAGTCTGTTGGCGGTCTTCTACGACTACATTCAGCTGATGCCTATGGTGGCCGAGGCCAACCAGATGAGTCAGGAACTGAGCAAG GGAGTTGAATTTAAGCTGGAAATCAAAAATCTGGCCCTGTCGGATTCTAGAGGTCACGATCTACAGAAGGACATTGTTGTCAGAGTGACCACTGCAGGAAGCAAACAG GTCTGGATGTGGTCCAAAGCCAAGTTTGTCAACCGCAAGTTTTTGATGGAGGAGGTCTATCAGCAGTTCAAGGCTGCACAACACGAGGACAAT AGAGTGGAGGGCCTTCCAGCTGTAGTGCTACCGAGAGATAAAGACCCTTTCTGGGATCCAGTCGAGCCTCTGCTCCTGGGAACAGGTCACCTCTGGCTGCAGTCTTTGGCCTTCCGCATCcctctggaggagcagctggag GTGTTGGgctcagaggggacagaggAGGCCATCCTACAAGCTCAGCTCGTCCCCTGCACTTCCACTGGACT GCCACTGGGGGAGGACGACATCCTGATTGACCCGTCTGAAGTACTGGGTCGACGATTGGACTTCCAGCTGGTCCTGGATCAGTGCTGTGGGGTTCGTTGGATTAGGGAAGCTCGCAATCGAGGGATACAAATCGG TTTCAGGGTATTTGATTGCAGCGAGCCGCTTTACACTCCAGCTGTGTGGCACAACATCAATCCTCTGTTGGATCACCKGGTCCAGTTCACCTCCCTCCAAACATCCCAACGACTGCTGGACTACCTGCAAAGCAGTGCTGTGGTGTTGGAGCTCTGGGGTCTTCAGG AGAGTTGCAGTGTTTTGAGTTCATCTCTTGGAGCTGTGAGAATGACTGCAGAGGGCGTCTTTATCATCGACATGCTGCATCCATCACAAGCTGCA CTATCGGACTCTGCTGAGCTCAGCTGTTCAGTCAGAGCTCTTCAACAGGACTTGGAGGAACTGAAGAGTCTGAACGAATCATTAAGGAAAGAAAACCACAGTCTGAGAGAACAGCTCAACGCAGTCAAGAACG GCGGAGACGGCGCTCGTGGTCGTTCGCTACGTCCCAGCTGTGATGCAGAGTTTGCACGCGCCCTGAAAGTTTTCTACCACAGCATGACCTCTGTTAAGGGTCAGCTGCAGCGCTTACGCAGACACAGACCCAGT GAGGAGTCGGACCTGCTGGGACTCAGACTGTTTGTGGACGAGCAGAGTCGTCTGCTGAGGGACTTCTCTGAGCAGCTGGAGGACGGCGTCTCCACACTCAAGCAAGACGTAGCGGCCATTGTCCGCCGCAAAAGAGAacgctcgggcatctggtcttAA